One genomic window of Acidimicrobiales bacterium includes the following:
- a CDS encoding leucyl aminopeptidase, with protein MPESLPAPSSFAGPRFETSSTPPDDVTVLGVPVFSDLTTPPEAGAELDVRFLSQRRFEAKPGQVLAVPADDGTTVVALGVGARDAVDAAALRKAGAALARAAGDATAVATTLAAPWPDLAQAVVEGVGLGAYRFAAANRRDGDRAPTLERVVLVSRRSTRRGLERGAAAVRATWRCRDWVNRPPRDLTPTEFARLAEDAAAGTGAEVEVWDEDRIADEKLGGLLGVSAGAAEPPRLIRVTHRPPGRPRARIALVGKGITFDSGGLSLKPPASMMTMKGDMGGAAAVIAATIAAAELGLPIQVDGWVAATENMPSGTAIHPGDVLVARNGTSIEVLNTDAEGRLVLADALSLAVEEGPDAIVDIATLTGGQRVALGTRVAAVLGTDPEVVRKVIAAGELAGEPCWELPLFSDYRKDLDSDVADLRNVTGQPAASTIMAALFLEEFTGGLPWAHLDIAAPSWADAENLLSRKGGTGWGTRTLIELVARWRDL; from the coding sequence ATGCCTGAGTCGTTGCCCGCTCCGTCGTCGTTCGCTGGCCCGAGGTTCGAGACCTCGTCCACACCGCCCGACGATGTGACCGTCCTGGGTGTGCCGGTCTTCTCCGATCTCACCACGCCGCCCGAAGCAGGCGCAGAGCTCGACGTGCGGTTCCTCTCGCAGCGCCGGTTCGAGGCCAAGCCGGGCCAGGTGCTAGCGGTACCGGCCGATGACGGGACGACCGTTGTCGCGCTCGGTGTCGGCGCGAGAGACGCCGTCGACGCGGCCGCGCTTCGCAAGGCCGGCGCTGCTCTCGCTCGTGCTGCAGGCGACGCGACTGCAGTTGCCACCACCCTTGCGGCTCCTTGGCCCGACCTCGCCCAGGCTGTCGTCGAGGGCGTCGGACTGGGCGCGTACCGCTTCGCGGCCGCCAACAGGCGCGACGGTGATCGCGCGCCGACCCTCGAGCGGGTGGTGCTGGTCAGCCGGCGAAGCACCCGCCGCGGGCTCGAAAGGGGAGCCGCCGCGGTGAGGGCGACCTGGCGGTGCCGCGACTGGGTCAACCGCCCGCCACGCGACCTCACTCCCACCGAGTTCGCGCGGCTTGCCGAGGACGCCGCAGCGGGCACGGGCGCGGAGGTCGAAGTCTGGGACGAGGACCGCATCGCTGACGAGAAACTCGGCGGTCTGCTCGGGGTGTCCGCCGGCGCGGCCGAGCCCCCCCGGTTGATCCGCGTGACCCACCGCCCGCCGGGCCGCCCGCGCGCACGGATCGCACTTGTAGGGAAGGGCATCACCTTCGACTCGGGCGGTCTTTCGCTGAAGCCGCCGGCGTCGATGATGACGATGAAAGGCGACATGGGAGGTGCCGCGGCGGTCATCGCGGCCACCATCGCCGCGGCGGAGCTCGGGTTGCCCATTCAGGTCGACGGCTGGGTCGCGGCAACGGAGAACATGCCGAGCGGGACGGCCATCCATCCCGGCGACGTCCTCGTCGCGCGCAACGGCACCAGCATCGAAGTCCTGAACACCGACGCGGAAGGCCGGCTCGTCCTCGCAGACGCGCTCAGCCTGGCTGTCGAGGAGGGCCCGGATGCGATCGTGGACATCGCCACCTTGACAGGCGGGCAGCGCGTAGCGCTGGGCACCCGCGTCGCCGCCGTGCTGGGCACGGACCCCGAGGTGGTGCGGAAGGTGATCGCCGCCGGCGAGTTGGCGGGGGAACCATGCTGGGAGCTCCCGCTGTTCTCCGACTACCGCAAAGATCTCGACTCCGACGTCGCCGATCTCCGCAACGTGACGGGGCAGCCCGCGGCCTCGACGATCATGGCGGCGCTCTTCCTCGAGGAGTTCACCGGGGGACTCCCCTGGGCGCACCTCGACATCGCCGCGCCGTCCTGGGCGGACGCCGAGAATCTCCTGTCTCGCAAGGGCGGGACCGGGTGGGGAACCCGCACCCTCATCGAGTTGGTCGCCCGCTGGCGTGACCTCTAG
- a CDS encoding cob(I)yrinic acid a,c-diamide adenosyltransferase has protein sequence MKIYTRTGDDGTTGLLYGGRVPKDSPVIVANGAVDEAQAALGMARALVEKESELDSLLVRLERDLYVLMAEVATAESNRHKLQPGVSRVTEEMVAELELRIDELTGRFPPLKDFVVPGHDPVSAALDLARTTVRRAEREALNACVPDSLVTRYLNRLSDLVWTMARWQEQGDSLLSRKVAH, from the coding sequence ATGAAGATCTACACCCGGACCGGTGACGACGGCACCACGGGTCTCCTGTATGGCGGGCGGGTGCCGAAGGACTCGCCGGTGATCGTCGCCAACGGCGCGGTCGACGAGGCGCAGGCGGCGCTGGGCATGGCCAGGGCGCTCGTCGAAAAGGAGTCGGAGCTCGACAGCCTGCTCGTCCGTCTCGAGCGCGACCTGTACGTGCTCATGGCAGAGGTCGCCACCGCGGAGAGCAACCGCCACAAGCTTCAGCCTGGCGTGTCGCGGGTCACCGAGGAGATGGTCGCGGAACTCGAACTTCGCATCGACGAGCTCACCGGGCGCTTCCCGCCGCTCAAGGACTTCGTGGTGCCCGGGCACGACCCGGTATCCGCGGCCTTGGATCTCGCCCGGACGACCGTCCGGCGCGCCGAGCGAGAGGCGCTCAACGCGTGCGTCCCCGATTCGCTGGTCACCCGCTACCTGAACCGCCTGTCCGACCTGGTCTGGACGATGGCGCGCTGGCAGGAGCAAGGTGATTCACTCCTCTCCAGGAAGGTTGCCCATTAG